In the Malania oleifera isolate guangnan ecotype guangnan chromosome 1, ASM2987363v1, whole genome shotgun sequence genome, one interval contains:
- the LOC131161723 gene encoding large ribosomal subunit protein uL13c, translated as MAVPYPSPSVVCSPPSPKPSCVSLKTTALLCGCAIAAPPPSVRVTSRGSTSRSFQISCQGSAVVPIDQRWMFEGDEINGPDIWNKTWYPKAADHINTDKTWYVVDATDKILGRLASTIAIYIRGKNLATYTPSVDMGAFVIVVNAEKVAVSGKKRSQKLYRRHSGRPGGMKVETFDQLQQRIPERIIEHAVRGMLPKGRLGRALFNHLKVYKGPDHPHEAQKPIDLPIKDKRMQKQMEN; from the exons ATGGCGGTTCCTTATCCTTCCCCGTCGGTGGTGTGCTCGCCCCCGTCACCGAAACCTTCTTGCGTTTCTCTGAAGACGACCGCATTATTGTGTGGATGCGCAATAGCAGCTCCACCACCGTCGGTTCGAGTGACTTCCCGTGGCAGTACCAGTCGGTCGTTCCAGATTAGTTGCCAGGGCTCCGCCGTTGTGCCCATAGATCAACGGTGGATGTTCGAAGGAGACGAAATCAACGGCCCc gaCATTTGGAATAAGACATGGTATCCTAAGGCCGCAGATCATATAAACACGGATAAAACATGGTATGTTGTAGATGCAACTGACAAAATTCTTGGAAGGCTAGCATCAACTATTGCCATTTACATTCGTGGAAAAAACTTGGCAACCTATACTCCTAGTGTGGACATGGGAGCATTTGTCATTGTG GTGAATGCTGAAAAAGTTGCTGTATCTGGTAAAAAGAGATCCCAAAAGCTTTATCGGAGGCATTCAGGTAGACCAGGTGGCATGAAAGTGGAAACATTTGACCAGCTTCAGCAGAGAATTCCAGAGAGGATTATTGAACATGCAGTTCGTGGCATGCTTCCTAAGGGGAGG CTTGGCAGGGCACTCTTCAACCACCTCAAGGTATACAAGGGCCCAGACCATCCGCATGAGGCCCAGAAGCCCATTGACTTGCCTATAAAGGACAAGAGAATGCAGAAGCAAATGGAGAACTGA